In one window of Candidatus Binatia bacterium DNA:
- a CDS encoding potassium transporter Kup — MDRSPTMATNEAARQSPVLGLALAALGVVFGDIGTSPLYAVRECFVGPHAVAITQQNVLGVLSLVFWSLTVVISIKYLIFVMRADNEGEGGILALLALVIPKEGTASLPRSLLVFCGLFGAALLYGDGIITPAISVLSAVEGLNVATHAFEPYVVPIAAGILLALFAVQRHGTAGLGAVFGPTMLIWFVVIGVLGLRAILLQPHADVWIWHALNPWHAIEFFARNGVHGFLVLGSVVLCITGGEALYADMGHFGRRPIRLGWYVLVFPALLLNYFGQGALLLAKGSAVSHPFFELAPPWLLYPLVGLATAATIIASQALISGAFSLTHQASQLGYLPRFNIIHTSEEQAGQIYIPQVNVALGALCLLLVLGFQSSSALAGAYGLAVTGTMTATTLLFYAVTRELWSWRLASALAAAALFLLFDLSFLLANLAKLPHGGWFALAVGVVVFTVLTTWKRGRAEVAALLERASLSEEAFLADVQNQRLVRVDGTAVVMTSTPRGIPAVLLHYVKHTRTLHKRVVLLSILTEKRPEVPDKEKVEVKELGQGFYRIIAHFGFMEMPRIRHVLRLCQAKGLAFDLMTTTFFLGRETLLPTGRARMAKWRKRLYILLARNAPSAAAFFEIPVNRVVELGAQLEL; from the coding sequence TTGGACCGCAGCCCGACCATGGCGACAAATGAGGCAGCACGGCAGTCGCCGGTACTAGGGTTGGCTCTGGCCGCCCTCGGGGTGGTGTTCGGCGACATTGGGACCTCGCCCTTATATGCCGTTCGCGAGTGCTTCGTCGGTCCACACGCCGTCGCCATCACGCAACAGAATGTCTTGGGGGTGCTGTCCCTCGTGTTCTGGTCGCTCACGGTGGTGATTTCGATCAAGTATCTGATTTTTGTCATGCGGGCCGACAACGAAGGAGAGGGTGGGATCCTCGCTCTGCTCGCGCTCGTGATTCCCAAAGAGGGCACGGCTTCGCTGCCGCGTTCGTTGCTGGTGTTCTGCGGCTTGTTTGGCGCCGCGTTACTTTACGGTGACGGCATCATTACGCCGGCAATTTCGGTACTCTCGGCAGTCGAAGGGCTCAACGTTGCCACGCACGCGTTCGAGCCGTACGTGGTTCCCATTGCTGCGGGGATCCTTTTGGCGCTGTTTGCGGTGCAGCGCCACGGTACAGCGGGCCTCGGCGCGGTGTTCGGACCAACCATGTTGATTTGGTTTGTCGTCATCGGCGTTCTCGGCCTGCGGGCAATTCTCTTGCAGCCGCACGCCGATGTGTGGATTTGGCACGCGCTGAATCCCTGGCATGCAATCGAGTTTTTCGCCCGCAACGGAGTTCATGGATTTCTCGTGCTTGGCTCGGTGGTTTTATGCATCACCGGAGGGGAGGCTCTCTATGCCGACATGGGCCACTTTGGTCGGCGGCCGATTCGTTTGGGATGGTACGTACTCGTGTTTCCAGCGCTGTTGCTCAACTACTTTGGCCAGGGAGCCCTGTTGCTTGCAAAAGGCAGCGCGGTCAGCCACCCGTTTTTCGAACTGGCACCTCCGTGGCTGTTGTATCCTCTGGTTGGCTTGGCCACGGCAGCCACGATTATTGCCTCGCAAGCGCTCATCTCGGGGGCGTTTTCGTTAACGCACCAAGCTTCGCAGCTGGGTTACCTACCCCGCTTCAACATTATTCACACTTCGGAGGAGCAAGCGGGACAGATCTACATTCCGCAAGTCAACGTTGCCTTGGGTGCACTTTGTCTGTTGCTCGTTTTGGGCTTTCAGTCGTCAAGCGCACTCGCAGGGGCGTACGGCCTGGCAGTGACCGGAACGATGACTGCCACCACCCTGTTGTTTTACGCGGTGACGCGCGAGCTTTGGTCCTGGAGGTTGGCTTCCGCGCTCGCAGCGGCAGCCTTGTTCCTGTTGTTCGATCTTTCGTTCTTACTGGCGAACTTGGCCAAGCTACCACACGGAGGTTGGTTCGCTCTGGCTGTGGGTGTGGTGGTATTCACCGTGCTGACCACTTGGAAGCGCGGCAGGGCCGAAGTCGCCGCTCTGCTCGAGCGCGCAAGCTTGAGTGAAGAGGCATTTTTGGCCGACGTGCAAAATCAGCGGCTGGTTCGTGTTGACGGTACCGCGGTAGTGATGACCTCTACCCCCCGAGGGATTCCGGCAGTTTTGCTGCACTATGTGAAACACACGAGGACCCTGCACAAGCGCGTGGTGTTGCTCTCGATCTTGACGGAAAAACGGCCGGAGGTGCCGGACAAGGAAAAAGTCGAGGTTAAGGAACTTGGCCAGGGATTCTACCGGATCATTGCTCACTTCGGGTTTATGGAGATGCCCCGGATCCGACATGTGCTCCGCCTTTGTCAGGCCAAAGGGTTGGCCTTCGACTTGATGACGACGACGTTTTTCTTAGGCCGCGAAACCTTACTCCCTACAGGACGCGCCCGTATGGCTAAGTGGCGTAAGCGCCTTTACATCTTGTTGGCCCGCAATGCTCCTTCTGCGGCGGCCTTTTTCGAGATTCCAGTCAATCGCGTCGTGGAACTCGGGGCGCAACTGGAGTTGTAG